The Rhodobacter sp. CZR27 genome includes a window with the following:
- the tpa gene encoding hypotaurine--pyruvate aminotransferase Tpa, whose amino-acid sequence MEGLAQTNDLSEVIEADRAHMWHHLSQHKQYETVDPRIIVEGKGMRVWDATGKEHLDAVSGGVWTVNVGYGRESIANAVRDQLIKMNYFAHSAGSIPASKFSKRLIEKMPGLSRVYYSNSGSEANEKVFKMVRQISHRHHKGRKGKILFRERDYHGTTITALSTSGQPQRAEQYGPLTPGFVMVPHCLEYRKQWDVENYGERAADAIEEVILREGPDTIGAICLEPVTAGGGVIVPPAGYWERVQEICRKYEILIHIDEVVCGLGRTGTWFGYQNYGVKPDFVTMAKGVASGYAAISCTVTTEAVFDMFKDNPDDPLSYFRDISTFGGCTAGPVAALENMRIIEDEGLLDNTLTMGARVIENLKALQEKHAVIGDVRGKGLFCGAELVADRATKEPMDEKRVAAVVADVMAQGVIIGMTNRSLPGFNNTLCLSPALIATADDIDRITDAIDRALTRVFG is encoded by the coding sequence ATGGAAGGCCTGGCACAGACGAACGACCTCAGCGAGGTCATCGAAGCCGACCGCGCGCACATGTGGCACCATCTGAGCCAGCACAAGCAATACGAGACGGTCGATCCGAGGATCATCGTCGAGGGCAAGGGGATGCGGGTCTGGGATGCCACCGGCAAGGAGCATCTGGACGCGGTGTCGGGCGGGGTCTGGACGGTCAACGTGGGCTACGGCCGCGAGTCGATCGCGAATGCCGTCCGTGACCAGCTGATCAAGATGAACTATTTCGCCCATTCCGCAGGCTCGATCCCGGCTTCGAAGTTCTCCAAGCGGCTGATCGAGAAGATGCCGGGCCTGAGCCGGGTCTACTACTCGAACTCTGGCTCCGAGGCGAACGAGAAGGTGTTCAAGATGGTGCGCCAAATCTCGCACCGTCACCACAAGGGCCGCAAGGGCAAGATCCTGTTCCGCGAGCGCGACTACCACGGCACCACGATCACCGCGCTCTCGACTTCGGGCCAGCCGCAGCGGGCCGAGCAGTATGGACCGCTGACCCCGGGCTTCGTGATGGTCCCGCACTGCCTCGAATATCGCAAGCAGTGGGATGTCGAAAACTATGGCGAGCGCGCGGCGGATGCCATCGAAGAGGTGATCCTGCGCGAGGGACCCGACACGATCGGCGCGATCTGCCTTGAACCCGTCACGGCGGGCGGCGGCGTGATCGTGCCCCCCGCGGGCTATTGGGAGCGGGTGCAGGAGATCTGCCGCAAATACGAGATCCTGATCCACATCGACGAGGTGGTCTGCGGTCTCGGCCGGACCGGGACGTGGTTCGGCTACCAGAACTACGGCGTGAAGCCCGATTTCGTTACGATGGCGAAGGGTGTGGCCTCGGGCTATGCCGCGATCTCGTGCACGGTGACGACCGAAGCCGTGTTCGACATGTTCAAGGACAATCCCGACGATCCGCTGAGCTACTTCCGCGACATCTCGACCTTCGGCGGCTGCACTGCCGGGCCGGTGGCGGCGCTGGAAAACATGCGGATCATCGAGGACGAGGGGCTGCTGGACAACACCCTGACGATGGGCGCGCGGGTGATCGAAAACCTGAAGGCGCTGCAGGAGAAGCACGCCGTCATCGGCGACGTGCGCGGCAAGGGCCTGTTCTGCGGGGCGGAACTGGTCGCCGACCGCGCCACGAAAGAGCCGATGGACGAGAAGCGCGTGGCGGCGGTGGTGGCCGACGTGATGGCGCAGGGCGTCATCATCGGCATGACGAACCGCAGCCTGCCGGGCTTCAACAACACGCTCTGCCTCTCGCCCGCGCTGATCGCGACGGCCGACGACATCGACCGGATCACCGATGCCATCGACCGCGCACTGACCCGCGTCTTCGGCTGA
- a CDS encoding DUF3008 family protein, which produces MPAKSKAQQKAAGAALSAKRGDTKKSELKGASKSMEQSMSERQLEELASTPRKGKPDHKSAG; this is translated from the coding sequence ATGCCAGCGAAGTCGAAAGCGCAGCAGAAGGCTGCCGGTGCCGCCCTGTCGGCCAAGCGCGGCGATACGAAGAAGAGCGAGTTGAAGGGTGCCTCGAAGAGCATGGAGCAATCCATGTCCGAAAGGCAGCTCGAGGAACTGGCCTCGACCCCGAGGAAGGGGAAGCCGGACCACAAGTCCGCCGGTTGA
- a CDS encoding MFS transporter yields MPERPSALAPFRLPTYRSLWLASIVSNFGGLVQAVGAGWMMTELTHSPGMVALVQASTTLPIMLFSLPSGALADSLNRRRIMLTAQVFMLAASAGLALAAFAGLLTPWLLLTFTFLIGVGVALHNPSWQASVGDIVPRADLPSAVALNSMGFNLMRSVGPALGGLIVAAGGAAAAFAINAASYIPLCLALFLWRPDYAPRRLPREALGSAVAAGLRYVSMSPVLLKVLFRGFLFGLAAVSLLALLPIVARDLVGGGAFTYGVLLGCFGFGAIGGALLGARLRERFRNETIVRGGFLGFAAALVALSLSRDLWLSGLVLLPAGASWVLSLSLFNVSVQLATPRWVVGRALALYQTATFGGMAAGSLLWGQAAEAGGVAQALAWAAGVLLVGALVGLRIPLPAFGMQDLDPLNRFVEPDLPVDLRLRSGPIVVTVEYDIAPANIEPFLAAMADRRRIRIRDGARQWVLLRDLERPGIWAESYHVATWADYLRHHERRTKADAEVTDRLLALHEGPGKPRVRRMIERQTVPLHDDLPLKPEELA; encoded by the coding sequence GTGCCCGAGCGCCCCTCTGCCCTTGCCCCGTTCCGGCTGCCGACCTACCGCAGCCTGTGGCTTGCCAGCATCGTGTCGAACTTCGGCGGGCTGGTGCAGGCGGTGGGTGCCGGCTGGATGATGACCGAACTCACGCATTCGCCGGGCATGGTGGCGCTGGTGCAGGCCTCGACCACGCTGCCGATCATGCTGTTCTCGCTGCCCTCCGGCGCGCTGGCCGACAGCCTGAACCGGCGGCGGATCATGCTGACGGCGCAGGTTTTCATGCTCGCCGCCTCGGCGGGGCTGGCACTGGCGGCTTTCGCCGGGCTGCTGACGCCGTGGTTGCTGCTCACCTTCACCTTCCTGATCGGCGTGGGCGTCGCCCTGCACAACCCGTCGTGGCAGGCTTCGGTGGGAGACATCGTGCCGAGGGCCGACCTGCCCTCGGCGGTGGCGCTGAACAGCATGGGCTTCAACCTGATGCGCAGCGTGGGCCCCGCACTGGGCGGGCTGATCGTGGCGGCAGGCGGTGCTGCGGCGGCCTTCGCGATCAATGCCGCGAGTTACATCCCGCTGTGCCTCGCCCTGTTCCTGTGGCGGCCCGACTACGCGCCGCGGCGCCTCCCGCGCGAGGCGCTGGGCTCGGCCGTGGCGGCGGGGCTGCGCTATGTCTCGATGTCGCCGGTGCTGCTGAAGGTGCTGTTCCGCGGCTTCCTGTTCGGGCTTGCCGCGGTCAGCCTGCTGGCGCTGCTGCCCATCGTGGCCCGCGACCTGGTGGGCGGCGGCGCCTTCACCTATGGCGTCCTGCTGGGCTGCTTCGGCTTTGGCGCCATCGGCGGCGCGCTGCTCGGCGCCCGCCTGCGCGAGCGGTTCCGGAACGAGACCATCGTGCGCGGCGGCTTCCTGGGCTTCGCGGCGGCCCTCGTGGCGCTATCCCTGTCGCGGGACCTCTGGCTGTCGGGGCTGGTGCTGCTGCCGGCCGGCGCCTCCTGGGTGCTGTCGCTGTCGCTGTTCAACGTAAGCGTGCAGCTTGCGACGCCGCGCTGGGTGGTGGGGCGGGCGCTCGCGCTCTATCAGACGGCGACCTTCGGCGGCATGGCCGCGGGCAGCCTTCTCTGGGGTCAGGCGGCCGAGGCGGGCGGGGTCGCGCAGGCGCTGGCATGGGCGGCGGGGGTGCTTCTGGTCGGCGCACTGGTCGGGCTGCGGATCCCGCTGCCGGCCTTCGGGATGCAGGATCTCGACCCCCTGAACCGCTTCGTCGAGCCCGACCTGCCGGTCGACCTGCGCCTGCGCTCGGGTCCCATCGTGGTGACGGTGGAATACGATATCGCCCCCGCGAACATCGAGCCGTTCCTCGCCGCGATGGCCGACCGGCGGCGCATCCGCATCCGGGACGGGGCGCGGCAATGGGTGCTGCTGAGGGATCTGGAGCGGCCGGGGATCTGGGCCGAGAGCTATCACGTCGCGACCTGGGCGGACTACCTGCGCCACCACGAGCGCCGCACCAAGGCCGATGCCGAGGTGACCGACCGGCTGCTGGCGCTGCACGAGGGGCCGGGAAAGCCCCGCGTGCGCCGGATGATCGAGCGGCAGACCGTGCCCCTGCACGACGATCTGCCGCTGAAACCGGAAGAACTGGCCTGA
- the otsA gene encoding alpha,alpha-trehalose-phosphate synthase (UDP-forming): MSRLVVVSNRVPLPDESGNPPPGGLAVAVHAALRKNGGIWMGWSGRTSGEDEPTELTTIDQDPIRYVLTDLSKADIDEYYNGFANRVLWPIFHCRLDLAEYARQEMAGYFRVNRLFADRLVPMLEPDDLIWVHDYHLIPLAQELRKRGVRNRIGFFLHIPWPPADILTALPVYEIIMRGLAAYDLVGFQTDYDLDNFVGCLRRENWGDWCGDGWLRAFDKDVAAAAFPIGIETDDFARLAARTERLDLVPDMQQSLHGSSLIIGVDRLDYSKGIAARIDAFERYLTRNPDQAGKVTLLQVAPHSRSDVPEYLDMQGQVEAHCGRVNGAHGTIEWVPIRYVNQSLTRPVLAGLYRLAKVGLVTPLRDGMNLVAKEYVASQDPADPGVLVLSRFAGAARELDGAILINPYDTEQTANAIGRALTMPLDERLTRWRRMMTHLQEHDVLYWCRSFLDALNAAPVDSRAAAARTA; this comes from the coding sequence ATGAGCCGCCTTGTCGTCGTCTCGAACCGCGTGCCGCTGCCCGACGAAAGCGGCAACCCTCCGCCCGGCGGCCTTGCCGTGGCCGTCCATGCCGCGCTGAGGAAGAACGGCGGGATCTGGATGGGATGGTCCGGCCGGACTTCCGGCGAGGACGAGCCGACGGAGCTGACCACCATCGACCAGGATCCGATCCGCTACGTGCTCACCGATCTCTCCAAGGCCGACATCGACGAATATTACAACGGCTTCGCCAACCGCGTGCTCTGGCCGATCTTCCACTGCCGGCTGGACCTTGCGGAATACGCCCGGCAGGAGATGGCGGGTTATTTCCGCGTCAACCGCCTGTTCGCCGACCGGCTGGTGCCGATGCTGGAGCCGGACGACCTGATCTGGGTGCACGACTATCACCTGATCCCGCTGGCGCAGGAGCTGCGCAAGCGCGGCGTGCGCAACCGGATCGGCTTCTTCCTGCATATTCCCTGGCCGCCGGCCGACATCCTGACCGCGCTGCCGGTCTATGAGATCATCATGCGCGGCCTTGCCGCCTATGACCTCGTGGGGTTCCAGACCGACTACGATCTGGACAACTTCGTCGGCTGCCTGCGCCGCGAGAACTGGGGCGACTGGTGCGGCGATGGCTGGCTCAGGGCCTTCGACAAGGATGTGGCGGCGGCCGCCTTCCCCATCGGCATCGAGACCGACGATTTCGCGCGGCTGGCAGCGCGGACCGAGCGTCTCGACCTCGTGCCGGACATGCAGCAGAGCCTGCACGGCAGTTCGCTGATCATCGGCGTCGACCGTCTCGACTATTCCAAGGGCATCGCGGCGCGGATCGACGCCTTCGAACGCTACCTGACCCGGAATCCCGACCAGGCGGGCAAGGTCACGCTTCTGCAGGTCGCACCGCATTCGCGCTCGGACGTGCCCGAGTATCTCGACATGCAGGGTCAGGTCGAGGCGCATTGCGGCCGGGTGAATGGCGCGCATGGCACCATCGAGTGGGTGCCGATCCGCTACGTGAACCAGTCGCTGACTCGCCCGGTGCTGGCGGGCCTCTACCGGCTCGCGAAGGTGGGGCTGGTGACGCCCCTGCGCGACGGGATGAACCTCGTCGCCAAGGAATATGTCGCCTCGCAGGATCCCGCGGACCCGGGCGTTCTGGTGCTGTCGCGCTTCGCCGGCGCCGCGCGCGAACTGGACGGGGCCATCCTGATCAACCCCTATGACACCGAGCAGACGGCGAATGCCATCGGTCGCGCGCTGACCATGCCGCTCGACGAGCGCCTGACCCGCTGGCGCCGGATGATGACCCATCTGCAGGAGCACGACGTCCTCTACTGGTGCCGCAGCTTCCTCGATGCGCTGAACGCGGCCCCGGTGGACAGCCGGGCGGCGGCGGCACGCACCGCCTGA
- a CDS encoding DNA topoisomerase IB has protein sequence MKDDQVLIELPDGGEALVPRGLVYISDSEPGISRRRCGKGFVYRGPDGRLLSREERQRVQKLGIPPAYQRVWICPLDNGHLQATGFDARGRKQYRYHPDWGTWRAQAKYALLPAFGRALPRLRRRVARDLRAEAGELAFSLAALTMLIDRTYLRVGTSTYAEENGSYGATTLLARHVKLRDGEVRLDFRAKGGKRVRQVLKDRRLHRILQEIEDLPGRNLFTWIDDEGQVRRVASQHVNDYLADATGLPGASAKTFRTWGGSLAAFGVARAVEGKLTVKMMAEAAAERLHNTPTISRTSYIHPRILGLADLRPDDRMALLADAPCADDPELRSDERRMLGYLEQ, from the coding sequence GTGAAGGACGATCAGGTTCTCATCGAATTGCCGGACGGCGGCGAGGCGCTGGTGCCGCGCGGCCTCGTCTACATCTCGGACAGCGAGCCGGGAATAAGCCGCCGCCGCTGCGGCAAGGGCTTCGTCTACCGCGGACCCGACGGCCGGCTTCTGAGCCGCGAGGAACGGCAGCGGGTGCAGAAGCTGGGCATCCCGCCAGCCTACCAGCGGGTGTGGATCTGCCCGCTCGACAACGGCCATCTTCAGGCCACCGGCTTCGACGCGCGCGGGCGCAAGCAGTATCGCTATCACCCGGACTGGGGCACCTGGCGGGCGCAGGCGAAATATGCGCTGCTGCCGGCCTTCGGTCGCGCGCTGCCGCGGCTGCGCCGCCGGGTGGCGCGCGACCTGCGCGCCGAGGCGGGCGAGCTTGCCTTCTCGCTCGCCGCCCTCACCATGCTGATCGATCGGACCTACCTGCGCGTCGGCACCTCGACCTATGCCGAGGAGAACGGCTCCTACGGGGCCACGACGCTGCTTGCCAGGCACGTGAAGCTGCGCGACGGCGAGGTGCGGCTCGACTTCCGCGCCAAGGGCGGCAAGCGGGTGCGGCAGGTGCTGAAGGACCGCCGGCTGCACCGCATCCTGCAGGAGATCGAGGATCTGCCGGGCCGCAACCTCTTCACCTGGATCGACGACGAGGGGCAGGTGCGCCGCGTGGCCTCGCAGCATGTCAACGACTACCTTGCCGACGCGACCGGCCTGCCCGGCGCCAGCGCCAAGACCTTCCGGACCTGGGGCGGGTCGCTCGCGGCCTTCGGCGTGGCGCGGGCGGTCGAGGGCAAGCTGACCGTGAAGATGATGGCCGAGGCCGCGGCGGAGCGGCTGCACAACACGCCGACGATCAGCCGAACCTCGTACATCCACCCGCGCATCCTGGGCCTCGCGGACCTCAGGCCCGACGACCGGATGGCGCTGCTGGCCGATGCCCCCTGCGCCGACGATCCGGAGTTGCGCAGCGACGAACGCAGGATGCTGGGGTATCTGGAGCAATAG
- the purU gene encoding formyltetrahydrofolate deformylase: MPQFVLTVTCPTRRGIVAAIANFLADNGCNITDSAQFDDMETGKFFMRVGFRSETGATLDLLETAFSAVADEFRMEWQIFDTAKKIKVLLMVSNFGHCLNDLLYRWRIGGLPIDIVGVVSNHLTYQKQVVNHDIPFHLIKVTKENKPDAEARLMALVEETGAELVVLARYMQVLSDAFCARMSGKIINIHHSFLPSFKGANPYKQAYQRGVKLIGATAHYVTADLDEGPIIEQDTVRITHAQSPEDYVSLGRDVEASVLARAIHAHIHHRVFLNGNKTVVFPASPGAHASERMG; the protein is encoded by the coding sequence ATGCCGCAGTTCGTCCTCACCGTTACCTGCCCGACACGTCGGGGGATCGTCGCAGCCATCGCGAACTTCCTTGCGGACAACGGCTGCAACATCACCGATTCCGCGCAGTTCGACGACATGGAGACCGGCAAGTTCTTCATGCGCGTGGGCTTCCGCTCCGAGACCGGCGCAACGCTCGACCTGCTCGAGACGGCTTTCTCGGCGGTCGCCGACGAGTTCCGGATGGAGTGGCAGATCTTCGACACCGCGAAGAAGATCAAGGTCCTGCTGATGGTGTCGAACTTCGGCCACTGCCTGAACGACCTGCTTTACCGCTGGCGGATCGGGGGCCTTCCAATCGACATCGTGGGCGTGGTCTCGAACCACCTGACCTACCAGAAGCAGGTCGTGAACCATGACATTCCCTTCCACCTGATCAAGGTGACGAAGGAGAACAAGCCCGATGCCGAGGCGCGCCTGATGGCGCTGGTCGAGGAGACGGGGGCGGAACTCGTGGTGCTCGCCCGCTACATGCAGGTGCTGTCGGATGCCTTCTGCGCCAGGATGTCGGGGAAGATCATCAACATCCACCACTCGTTCCTGCCCTCGTTCAAGGGCGCGAACCCCTACAAGCAGGCCTACCAGCGCGGCGTGAAGCTCATCGGCGCCACGGCGCATTACGTCACCGCCGACCTCGACGAAGGCCCGATCATCGAACAGGACACCGTGCGGATCACCCATGCGCAGAGCCCCGAGGATTACGTGAGCCTCGGCCGCGACGTCGAAGCCTCGGTGCTGGCGCGGGCGATCCACGCCCACATCCACCACCGTGTGTTCCTGAACGGCAACAAGACCGTCGTCTTCCCGGCCTCGCCCGGCGCGCACGCCTCCGAGCGCATGGGCTGA
- a CDS encoding DUF4142 domain-containing protein, whose product MKVLQFALAASLLATPVVLSQTAPTAPPPLVVIDDAQVFADMAVSSALYGVAASETALERTQDDTVRAFAEKVLAERRHAAERLMAAAKSDSLAVGERMSPRHAAEAETLRSAEAGMFDALYLAGQRRAIEEEVTLYQGFATAGQAGALRDAAGELLPDIMAGQEEARALSSP is encoded by the coding sequence ATGAAAGTTCTTCAGTTCGCCCTTGCGGCCAGCCTCCTTGCGACGCCTGTGGTGCTGTCGCAGACCGCGCCGACCGCGCCCCCGCCGCTGGTGGTGATCGACGACGCGCAGGTCTTCGCCGACATGGCCGTCTCATCCGCGCTCTACGGCGTGGCCGCAAGCGAGACCGCGCTGGAGCGCACGCAGGACGACACCGTGCGTGCCTTCGCCGAGAAGGTCCTAGCCGAGCGCCGCCACGCCGCCGAGCGGCTGATGGCCGCCGCGAAATCCGATTCGCTTGCGGTGGGCGAGCGCATGTCGCCCCGGCATGCGGCCGAGGCCGAGACGCTTCGCAGCGCCGAGGCGGGCATGTTCGATGCGCTCTACCTCGCCGGCCAGCGCCGCGCCATCGAGGAGGAAGTGACGCTCTACCAGGGCTTTGCCACCGCCGGACAGGCCGGCGCACTGCGCGACGCCGCGGGAGAGTTGCTGCCCGACATCATGGCCGGGCAGGAGGAGGCGCGGGCGCTCTCCTCGCCCTGA